The Physeter macrocephalus isolate SW-GA unplaced genomic scaffold, ASM283717v5 random_581, whole genome shotgun sequence genome contains a region encoding:
- the POR gene encoding NADPH--cytochrome P450 reductase isoform X3 has translation MGCAYSSLQDEPMLRRTSSVKDSSFVEKMKKTGRNIVVFYGSQTGTAEEFANRLSKDAHRYGMRGMVADPEEYDLGDLSSLSEIENALAVFCMATYGEGDPTDNAQDFYDWLQETDVDLSGVKYAVFGLGNKTYEHFNAMGKYVDKRLEQLGARRIFDLGLGDDDGNLEEDFITWREQFWPAVCEHLGVEATGEESSIRQYELVVHTDIDAAKVYVGEVGRLKSYESQKPPFDAKNPFLAVVTTNRKLNQGTERHLMHLELDISDSKIRYESGDHVAVYPANDSALVNQLGEILGADLDVIMSLNNLDEDSNKKHPFPCPTSYRTALTYYLDITNPPRTNVLYELAQYASEPSEQGQLRKMVSSSGEGKELYLSWVVEARRHILAILQDYSSLRPPIDHLCELLPRLQARYYSIASSSKVHPNSVHICAVAVEYETQSGRVNKGVATSWLRAKEPSGENGRRALVPMFVRKSQFRLPFKATVPVIMVGPGTGVAPFIGFIQERAWLRQQGKEVGETLLYYGCRRSDEDYLYREELAKFHQDGTLTQLNVAFSREQPQKVYVQHLLKRDREHLWKLIHDGGAHIYVCGDARNMARDVQNTFYDIVAEQGAMEHAQATDYVKKLMTKGRYSLDVWS, from the exons CATCGCTACGGGATGCGGGGCATGGTGGCAGACCCGGAGGAGTATGACCTG GGCGACCTGAGCAGCCTGTCAGAGATTGAGAACGCCCTGGCAGTGTTCTGCATGGCCACCTACGGCGAGGGGGACCCCACTGACAATGCCCAGGACTTCTACGACTGGCTCCAGGAGACGGACGTGGACCTCTCTGGGGTCAAGTACGCG GTGTTTGGCCTTGGGAACAAGACCTATGAGCACTTCAACGCCATGGGCAAGTATGTGGACAAGCGGCTGGAGCAGCTCGGGGCCCGGCGGATCTTTGATCTGGGGCTGGGCGACGACGACGGGAA CCTGGAGGAGGACTTCATCACGTGGCGAGAGCAGTTCTGGCCGGCCGTGTGCGAGCACTTAGGGGTGGAAGCCACCGGAGAGGAGTCCAG CATTCGCCAGTACGAGCTTGTGGTCCACACAGACATAGACGCGGCCAAGGTGTACGTGGGTGAAGTGGGCCGCCTGAAGAGCTACGAGAGCCAGAAACC ccccttcGACGCCAAGAACCCCTTCTTGGCTGTCGTCACCACCAACCGGAAGCTGAACCAGGGAACCGAGCGACACCTCATGCACCTGGAATTAGACATCTCAGACTCCAAAATCAG GTATGAATCTGGGGACCACGTGGCTGTTTACCCAGCCAACGACTCTGCCCTGGTCAACCAGCTCGGCGAGATCCTGGGTGCCGACCTGGACGTTATCATGTCCCTGAACAATCTTGACG AAGACTCAAACAAGAAGCACCCgttcccctgccccacctcctaccGCACGGCCCTCACCTACTACCTGGATATCACCAACCCGCCACGCACCAACGTGCTCTACGAGCTGGCCCAGTATGCCTCAGAGCCCTCGGAGCAGGGCCAGCTGCGCAAGATGGTCTCCTCCTCGGGCGAGGGCAAG GAGCTGTACCTGAGCTGGGTGGTCGAGGCTCGAAGGCACATCCTGGCCATCCTGCAGGACTACTCGTCCCTGCGGCCCCCCATCGACCACTTGTGTGAGCTGCTGCCTCGTCTCCAGGCCCGCTACTACTCCATCGCCTCGTCCTCCAAG GTCCACCCCAACTCCGTGCACATCTGTGCCGTGGCTGTGGAGTATGAAACCCAGTCTGGCCGCGTTAACAAGGGCGTGGCCACCAGCTGGCTGCGGGCCAAGGAGCCCTCCGGGGAGAACGGCCGCAGGGCCCTGGTGCCCATGTTCGTGCGCAAGTCCCAGTTCCGCCTGCCCTTCAAGGCCACCGTGCCTGTCATCATGGTGGGCCCCGGCACCGGGGTTGCCCCCTTCATAGGCTTCATCCAGGAGCGGGCCTGGCTGAGGCAGCAGG GCAAGGAGGTGGGGGAGACGCTGCTCTACTACGGCTGCCGCCGCTCTGACGAGGACTACCTGTACCGCGAGGAGCTGGCCAAGTTCCACCAGGACGGCACCCTCACCCAGCTCAACGTGGCCTTCTCCCGGGAGCAGCCCCAGAAG gtctaCGTGCAGCACTTGCTGAAGAGGGACAGGGAGCACCTGTGGAAGCTGATCCACGACGGGGGCGCCCACATCTACGTCTGTGG GGACGCTCGGAACATGGCGAGGGACGTGCAGAACACCTTCTACGACATCGTGGCCGAGCAGGGGGCCATGGAGCACGCGCAGGCCACGGACTATGTCAAGAAGCTGATGACCAAGGGCCGCTACTCCCTGGACGTGTGGAGCTAG